In Notamacropus eugenii isolate mMacEug1 chromosome 1, mMacEug1.pri_v2, whole genome shotgun sequence, one genomic interval encodes:
- the LOC140518329 gene encoding olfactory receptor 10A5-like, with amino-acid sequence MAGGNWTTVSGFVLLSFSALQPKLQTLLFLVFLTIELITLIGNALIILVTTGDSGLHSPMYFFLRNLSLLEIGFNLVIVPKMLGTLLAHDTSISFLNCAVQMYFFFFFGASECFLLATMAYDRYLAICDPLRYPIIMSHKICAWLAAASWLSGLPVATVQTTWLFSFPFCGSNQVNHFFCDSPPVLKLVCADTALFEVYAIVGTILVVMAPCLLILGSYVCIGSTIIRMPSAEGKRKAFSTCSSHLLVVSLFYGSASLTYFRPKSNNSPESKKLLSLSYTVVTPMLNPIIYSLRNKEVKSTLYHILHRALGSWKF; translated from the coding sequence ATGGCTGGGGGAAACTGGACAACAGTGAGTGGGTTTGTCCTCCTTAGCTTCTCTGCCCTGCAACCCAAGCTTCAGACATTGCTGTTTCTTGTGTTTCTGACCATTGAACTTATCACCTTGATTGGCAATGCCCTTATCATACTGGTCACTACAGGTGACTCTGGCTTGCACAGTCCAATGTACTTCTTCCTCAGGAACCTATCTCTCCTAGAGATTGGCTTCAACCTGGTCATTGTTCCCAAAATGCTAGGAACCTTGCTTGCCCATGATACAAGCATCTCTTTCCTCAACTGTGCTGTTCAgatgtatttcttcttcttctttggggCTTCTGAGTGTTTTCTTCTGGCAACCATGGCATATGACCGTTATTTGGCCATCTGTGACCCCCTACGCTATCCAATCATCATGAGTCACAAGATTTGTGCATGGCTGGCTGCTGCCTCCTGGTTATCAGGACTTCCTGTGGCCACAGTACAGACAACATGGCTCTTCAGTTTCCCATTCTGTGGCTCTAACCAAGTGAACCACTTTTTCTGTGATAGTCCACCTGTGCTGAAGTTGGTTTGTGCAGATACAGCACTTTTTGAGGTCTATGCCATTGTAGGAACTATTCTGGTTGTCATGGCCCCCTGCTTATTGATTTTGGGCTCTTATGTTTGCATTGGTTCTACCATCATCAGGATGCCTTCAGCTGAGGGAAAGCGTAAGGCCTTTTCCACCTGTTCCTCCCATCTCCTTGTTGTCTCCCTTTTCTATGGATCTGCGAGCCTTACCTATTTCCGACCCAAGTCTAATAATTCTCCAGAGAGCAAAAAGTTGTTGTCACTATCCTACACTGTAGTAACCCCAATGTTGAACCCTATTATCTATAGCCTGAGGAATAAAGAGGTGAAAAGCACACTCTATCATATTCTACACAGAGCCCTGGGATCCTGGAAATTTTGA
- the LOC140519183 gene encoding uncharacterized protein isoform X2, producing MSSVFLTAGPQESVTFKDVAVDFTWEEWEELDIAQRDLYRDVMLENYRNIISLGTQVSKPEVIFLLEQGKEPWMVKREIPTVICPGERYHKCDTCEKNFKHISRLVKHQRICTEKKYSDLNDNEKSFLQQNQHAQNQNISTGEKPHKCNECGKAFNRTAHLKLHQRIHTGEKPYQCNECGKTFNQNAHLTQHRKVHIRGDPYTCSECKKTFRHPSSLVQHQRIHTGERPYKCYECGLTFRLYVYLTLHQRIHTGEKPYKCNECGRTFRLRSILNQHQKIHTGEKPHKCNECGKAFSRISFLTGHQRIHTGENPYVCKECGKAFKQRSSLNQHRRIHTGERPYKCNVCGRAFTGRTQFKQHYRRHTGERPYKCNECGKAFSGTPFLKRHQKLHTGERPYKCDKCEKTYRLEENLVQHQRIHSKVKPYKCIECGKAFAYRTCLTRHERIHNKEKSYESGKTSNQILYLTQHQRSTRKKSYECTNCGKTFSYSAAYIRHQKLHSGE from the exons ATGTCCTCTGTGTTCCTGACAGCTGGTCCCCAG GAATCagtgacattcaaggatgtggctgtggacttcaccTGGGAGGAATGGGAGGAACTAGATATTGCTCAAAGAGACCTCTACAGGGATGTGATGCTGGAAAACTATAGGAATATAATCTCACTCG GGACTCAGGTTTCTAAACCAGAGGTGATCTTCTTGTTGGAACaagggaaagagccctggatgGTGAAGAGAGAAATTCCAACAGTCATTTGTCCAG GAGAGAGATATCATAAATGTGATACATGTGAGAAGAATTTCAAACATATTTCACGTCTAGTTAAACATCAGAGAATTTGTACAGAGAAGAAATACTCTGACCTTAATGacaatgaaaaatcatttttacagcaGAACCAGCATGCTCAAAATCAGAACATTagtactggagagaaacctcataaatgtaatgaatgtgggaaagcctttaatAGAACTGCACACCTTAAgttgcatcagagaattcatactggagagaaaccctatcagtgtaatgaatgtgggaagaccttcAACCAGAACGCACACCTTACTCAGCATCGGAAAGTTCATATTAGAGGTGATCCCTATACATGTAGTGAATGTAAAAAGACTTTCCGTCACCCTTCATCCCTtgttcaacatcagagaattcatactggagagagacCTTATAAATGTTATGAATGTGGATTAACTTTCAGGCTATATGTGTATCTTACTCTACaccagagaatccatactggagaaaaaccctataaatgtaatgaatgtgggagaACTTTCAGATTGCGTTCAATCCTCAATcagcatcagaaaattcatactggagaaaaaccccaTAAATGTAacgaatgtggaaaagccttcagtcGAATATCATTCCTCACtggacatcagagaattcatactggagagaatcCCTATGTCTGTAAAgagtgtgggaaggccttcaaaCAGAGATCATCCCTTAACCAACATCGGAGgatccatactggagagagacCCTATAAATGTAATGTCTGTGGAAGAGCCTTCACTGGTCGGACACAATTTAAGCAGCATTACAGAAGGCATACTGGAGAGCGACCCtataaatgcaatgaatgtggaaaagccttcagtgGGACACCATTCCTTAAAAGACATCAGAAGCTTCATACTGGAGAGAGACCTTATAAATGTGATAAATGTGAAAAGACTTACAGGCTGGAAGAAAATCTTGtgcaacatcagagaattcattctAAAGTGAAACCTTACAAATGTATtgagtgtgggaaagcctttgCCTATAGAACATGCCTTACTCGACATGAAAGAATACATAATAAAGAGAAATCCTATGAATCTGGAAAAACTTCCAATCAGATTTTATATCTTACCCAACATCAGAGAAGTACTAGAAAGAAATCCTATGAATGTACTAATTGTGGGAAAACTTTCAGTTACAGTGCAGCCTACATTAGACATCAGAAACTTCACAGTGGAGAATAG
- the LOC140519183 gene encoding uncharacterized protein isoform X1: MSPRKALGMVTEPSQGACASARAVPPPSWKGIVGFKTSFLCEASVDPAQDHLPSLQDSGIEAPGAPLAASSCLHPQHSLGKIRTQPEESVTFKDVAVDFTWEEWEELDIAQRDLYRDVMLENYRNIISLGTQVSKPEVIFLLEQGKEPWMVKREIPTVICPGERYHKCDTCEKNFKHISRLVKHQRICTEKKYSDLNDNEKSFLQQNQHAQNQNISTGEKPHKCNECGKAFNRTAHLKLHQRIHTGEKPYQCNECGKTFNQNAHLTQHRKVHIRGDPYTCSECKKTFRHPSSLVQHQRIHTGERPYKCYECGLTFRLYVYLTLHQRIHTGEKPYKCNECGRTFRLRSILNQHQKIHTGEKPHKCNECGKAFSRISFLTGHQRIHTGENPYVCKECGKAFKQRSSLNQHRRIHTGERPYKCNVCGRAFTGRTQFKQHYRRHTGERPYKCNECGKAFSGTPFLKRHQKLHTGERPYKCDKCEKTYRLEENLVQHQRIHSKVKPYKCIECGKAFAYRTCLTRHERIHNKEKSYESGKTSNQILYLTQHQRSTRKKSYECTNCGKTFSYSAAYIRHQKLHSGE; encoded by the exons ATGAGCCCTCGCAAGGCTCTAGGAATGGTAACCGAGCCTTCTCAAGGCGCGTGCGCAAGTGCGCGCGCAGTGCCCCCGCCATCCTGGAAAGGGATTGTCGGCTTCAAGACAAGTTTTTTGTGTGAGGCCAGTGTGGACCCAGCCCAG GACCACTTGCCATCTCTGCAAGACTCTGGAATTGAAGCTCCTGGGGCCCCTCTTGCTGCTTCTTCTTGTCTCCACCCACAACACAGCCTGGGGAAAATCAGGACTCAGCCTGAG GAATCagtgacattcaaggatgtggctgtggacttcaccTGGGAGGAATGGGAGGAACTAGATATTGCTCAAAGAGACCTCTACAGGGATGTGATGCTGGAAAACTATAGGAATATAATCTCACTCG GGACTCAGGTTTCTAAACCAGAGGTGATCTTCTTGTTGGAACaagggaaagagccctggatgGTGAAGAGAGAAATTCCAACAGTCATTTGTCCAG GAGAGAGATATCATAAATGTGATACATGTGAGAAGAATTTCAAACATATTTCACGTCTAGTTAAACATCAGAGAATTTGTACAGAGAAGAAATACTCTGACCTTAATGacaatgaaaaatcatttttacagcaGAACCAGCATGCTCAAAATCAGAACATTagtactggagagaaacctcataaatgtaatgaatgtgggaaagcctttaatAGAACTGCACACCTTAAgttgcatcagagaattcatactggagagaaaccctatcagtgtaatgaatgtgggaagaccttcAACCAGAACGCACACCTTACTCAGCATCGGAAAGTTCATATTAGAGGTGATCCCTATACATGTAGTGAATGTAAAAAGACTTTCCGTCACCCTTCATCCCTtgttcaacatcagagaattcatactggagagagacCTTATAAATGTTATGAATGTGGATTAACTTTCAGGCTATATGTGTATCTTACTCTACaccagagaatccatactggagaaaaaccctataaatgtaatgaatgtgggagaACTTTCAGATTGCGTTCAATCCTCAATcagcatcagaaaattcatactggagaaaaaccccaTAAATGTAacgaatgtggaaaagccttcagtcGAATATCATTCCTCACtggacatcagagaattcatactggagagaatcCCTATGTCTGTAAAgagtgtgggaaggccttcaaaCAGAGATCATCCCTTAACCAACATCGGAGgatccatactggagagagacCCTATAAATGTAATGTCTGTGGAAGAGCCTTCACTGGTCGGACACAATTTAAGCAGCATTACAGAAGGCATACTGGAGAGCGACCCtataaatgcaatgaatgtggaaaagccttcagtgGGACACCATTCCTTAAAAGACATCAGAAGCTTCATACTGGAGAGAGACCTTATAAATGTGATAAATGTGAAAAGACTTACAGGCTGGAAGAAAATCTTGtgcaacatcagagaattcattctAAAGTGAAACCTTACAAATGTATtgagtgtgggaaagcctttgCCTATAGAACATGCCTTACTCGACATGAAAGAATACATAATAAAGAGAAATCCTATGAATCTGGAAAAACTTCCAATCAGATTTTATATCTTACCCAACATCAGAGAAGTACTAGAAAGAAATCCTATGAATGTACTAATTGTGGGAAAACTTTCAGTTACAGTGCAGCCTACATTAGACATCAGAAACTTCACAGTGGAGAATAG